A single region of the Nicotiana sylvestris chromosome 6, ASM39365v2, whole genome shotgun sequence genome encodes:
- the LOC104215578 gene encoding uncharacterized protein, producing MASLNLFNFTPIATAERSRVYTASLATTERRRVYAAATAAKSSGGSSTEKSLLDFILGSLQKEDQLLEVDPILKKVEDKSVGTTSRGKNSVAVPSKKNSNDGGFGGFGGLFAKKD from the coding sequence ATGGCTTCGTTGAACTTGTTTAATTTTACTCCAATAGCAACCGCCGAGAGAAGCAGAGTATACACCGCCTCCTTAGCAACCACCGAGCGAAGAAGAGTATACGCCGCCGCTACGGCGGCAAAGAGCTCAGGCGGAAGCAGTACGGAGAAGTCGCTGTTGGATTTTATCCTGGGGAGTTTACAGAAGGAAGATCAGCTATTGGAAGTAGATCCAATTTTGAAAAAAGTAGAGGACAAGAGTGTTGGCACCACTAGCCGCGGTAAGAACTCTGTTGCCGTTCCTTCCAAGAAGAATTCCAATGACGGCGGCTTCGGCGGATTTGGTGGCCTCTTTGCCAAAAAAGATTAA
- the LOC104215579 gene encoding cytochrome P450 86A1 — MDPVVIYFGIAAATTVYLLWFWLLAQRLTGPKVWPLVGSLPYTFMNRRRFHDWISENLRSTGGAATYQTSTICIPFLAWKQGFYTVTCHPKNIEHILRTRFDNYPKGPTWQSAFDDLLGQGIFNSDGDTWLMQRKTAALEFTTRTLRQAMNRWVNRTIRTRLWVILDKAAKEKNPVELQDLLLRLTFDNICGLTFGKDPETLSPKMPENPFAIAFDSATEATMQRLLYPYFLWRLKKILGIGAEKRLQKSLQVVENYISEALESRKESPSDDLLSRFMKKKDVNGNSFPSDVLKRIALNFVLAGRDTSSVAMSWFFWNVMNNRHVENKIIEEISTVLNESRGEDCEKWIEEPLVFDEADKLIYLKAALAETLRLYPSVPEDFKYVISDDVLPDGTWVPAGSTVTYSIYSVGRMKTVWGEDCMEFKPERWLSTGGDRFEPPKDGYKFVAFNGGPRTCLGKDLAYLQMKSVAAAILLRYRLLPVPGHKVEQKMSLTLFMKNGLKVFLNPRELAPAAPKVAMSA; from the exons ATGGATCCTGTAGTAATTTACTTTGGAATAGCAGCTGCAACTACAGTTTATCTCCTCTGGTTCTGGCTTCTAGCCCAGAGGCTCACGGGTCCAAAAGTGTGGCCACTAGTTGGTAGCCTCCCCTATACTTTCATGAACAGAAGGAGATTCCACGACTGGATTTCTGAAAACCTACGTTCCACAGGTGGAGCTGCTACATATCAAACGTCCACCATTTGCATACCATTTCTTGCTTGGAAACAAGGCTTCTATACTGTCACATGTCACCCAAAGAATATCGAACACATCCTTCGAACCag GTTTGATAATTATCCCAAAGGGCCAACATGGCAAAGTGCATTCGATGACCTCTTGGGTCAAGGTATATTCAACAGCGACGGTGACACGTGGCTCATGCAGAGGAAAACCGCAGCTCTTGAATTCACGACCCGGACACTCCGACAAGCCATGAACCGGTGGGTGAACCGGACCATCAGAACTCGTTTATGGGTAATTTTGGATAAAGCTGCTAAGGAGAAAAATCCAGTCGAATTACAAGATTTATTGCTACgtttaacttttgataatatttgCGGACTTACTTTTGGTAAAGACCCTGAAACTCTTTCCCCTAAAATGCCTGAAAATCCATTTGCTATAGCTTTTGATTCAGCCACTGAAGCCACAATGCAAAGACTTTTATACCCTTATTTTCTCTGGAGATTGAAAAAAATTTTAGGCATTGGAGCTGAAAAAAGATTACAAAAAAGCCTCCAAGTTGTTGAAAATTACATTTCGGAGGCATTGGAATCACGTAAGGAAAGTCCATCCGATGATTTATTGTCACGTTTTATGAAGAAAAAGGACGTAAACGGCAACTCCTTCCCAAGTGATGTACTAAAACGCATTGCTCTAAACTTTGTCCTAGCTGGACGTGACACGTCATCAGTGGCTATGAGCTGGTTCTTCTGGAACGTCATGAACAACCGCCACGTGGAAAATAAGATAATTGAAGAAATATCAACTGTTTTGAATGAAAGCCGTGGTGAAGATTGTGAAAAATGGATTGAAGAGCCATTGGTTTTTGATGAAGCTGATAAATTGATTTATCTCAAAGCAGCTTTAGCTGAAACTTTACGTTTGTACCCTTCAGTCCCTGAAGATTTCAAATATGTCATTTCTGATGATGTTTTGCCAGATGGCACGTGGGTCCCAGCCGGTTCGACCGTGACTTATTCTATTTATTCTGTGGGGAGAATGAAAACGGTTTGGGGAGAGGATTGCATGGAGTTTAAACCGGAAAGATGGCTCTCGACCGGAGGAGACCGGTTCGAACCGCCAAAGGATGGATATAAATTTGTGGCATTTAATGGTGGACCGAGAACTTGCTTAGGCAAAGATTTGGCTTATCTCCAGATGAAATCTGTAGCTGCTGCCATATTGCTTCGATACCGGCTTTTACCGGTTCCAGGTCATAAAGTTGAACAGAAAATGTCTCTAACTTTGTTCATGAAGAATGGGCTTAAAGTTTTCTTGAATCCTCGTGAACTTGCACCTGCAGCTCCAAAGGTCGCTATGTCTGCTTGA